Proteins found in one Buchnera aphidicola str. G002 (Myzus persicae) genomic segment:
- the prfB gene encoding peptide chain release factor 2 (programmed frameshift) has translation MLETNIIKNQINNLQERIKDLKRYLDYNKKKTRISEINLELLSPIIWNKKILLKNLNKEKYFLELIIKNINEIEKNIKEVIIFLELAIETSDNILLQDTIIEIKKIEGKVKKLEFYRMFSKKNDICNCYIDIQSGSGGTEAQDWSKILLRMYLRWADKKGFQTEIIHESVGEIVGIKSATIKVSGEYAFGWLRTETGIHRLIRKSPFDSGNRRHTSFSSIFIYPDIDDKIHINVNSSDLRIDVYRASGAGGQHVNRTESAVRITHLPTNIVTQCQSNRSQHKNKEQAMQQMKSKLYDMKMRNKKKEKQKLEENKSDITWGNQIRSYILDNSKVKDLRTGIEKNHVQSVLNGDLDDFIEQSLIIGL, from the exons ATGCTAGAAACAAACATAATTAAAAATCAAATTAATAATTTACAAGAGCGAATAAAAGATCTAAAGAGGTATCTT GACTATAATAAAAAAAAAACGCGTATTTCAGAAATTAATTTAGAATTATTATCGCCTATAATATGGAATAAAAAAATACTTTTAAAAAACTTGAATAAAGAAAAATATTTTCTAGAATTAATAATTAAGAATATTAATGAAATAGAAAAAAACATAAAAGAAGTAATTATCTTTTTAGAATTAGCAATAGAAACATCAGATAATATCTTATTACAAGATACTATTATAGAAATAAAAAAAATAGAAGGAAAAGTTAAAAAACTTGAATTTTATCGTATGTTTTCAAAAAAAAATGACATCTGCAATTGTTATATCGATATACAATCTGGTTCCGGAGGAACAGAAGCGCAAGATTGGTCTAAAATACTACTTAGAATGTATTTAAGATGGGCTGATAAAAAAGGTTTTCAAACAGAAATTATTCACGAATCTGTAGGAGAAATAGTTGGTATTAAGTCTGCTACAATTAAAGTTTCTGGTGAATATGCTTTCGGATGGTTAAGAACAGAAACCGGAATACATCGTTTAATTAGAAAAAGTCCTTTTGATTCAGGTAATAGACGTCACACTTCTTTTAGTTCTATTTTTATCTATCCAGATATCGATGATAAAATACATATAAATGTTAATTCTTCCGATCTCAGAATAGATGTTTATAGAGCTTCAGGTGCTGGAGGTCAACATGTTAATCGAACTGAATCAGCTGTTCGTATTACTCATTTACCTACTAATATCGTTACTCAATGTCAAAGTAATCGATCTCAACATAAAAACAAAGAACAAGCAATGCAGCAAATGAAATCAAAATTATATGATATGAAAATGAGAAATAAAAAGAAAGAAAAACAAAAACTAGAAGAAAATAAATCAGATATTACGTGGGGAAATCAAATACGTTCATATATATTAGATAATTCAAAAGTAAAAGATCTTCGTACCGGTATTGAAAAAAATCATGTTCAATCTGTCTTAAACGGTGATTTAGATGATTTTATTGAACAAAGTTTAATAATTGGATTATAA
- the lgt gene encoding prolipoprotein diacylglyceryl transferase: MYIIFPNFNPIIFSIGSISARWYGFMYLISFLFAMWYGKKKNIKNEQKWYKKKIEILLYAIFIGSCIGGRIGYIIFYNFSYFSKNILYSFHVWKGGMSFHGGLIGAIITMFYFSLKYNKKILEISDFITPLVPFGLGAGRLGNFINSELWGRVSTNFPYAMIFPNSQYQDLKIVEQYPHLQPLLNQYGALPRHPSQLYECFLEGIVLFYIIYFFTKKDRPTGSVSGLFLISYGTFRIFIEFFREPDPQIGLFKNIITMGQILSIPMVIIGCIIMFKAFYQKRNVEKNETISCFNKKNN; encoded by the coding sequence ATGTACATCATTTTTCCTAATTTTAATCCTATTATTTTTTCTATTGGTTCTATATCTGCTCGTTGGTATGGATTTATGTATCTTATTAGTTTTTTATTCGCTATGTGGTATGGAAAGAAAAAAAATATTAAAAATGAGCAAAAATGGTATAAAAAAAAAATAGAAATATTGTTATATGCTATTTTTATAGGATCTTGTATTGGAGGTAGAATAGGATATATAATTTTCTATAATTTTTCATATTTTTCTAAAAATATATTATATTCTTTTCATGTATGGAAAGGAGGAATGTCATTTCATGGAGGATTAATAGGTGCAATAATCACAATGTTTTATTTCTCTCTGAAATATAATAAAAAAATATTAGAAATATCTGATTTTATAACTCCATTAGTACCTTTTGGTCTAGGTGCTGGAAGATTAGGAAATTTTATTAACAGCGAACTGTGGGGCCGTGTATCTACTAATTTCCCATATGCAATGATTTTTCCTAATTCGCAATATCAAGATTTAAAAATAGTTGAACAATACCCCCACCTACAACCATTATTAAATCAATATGGAGCCTTACCCCGTCATCCTTCACAATTATACGAATGTTTTTTAGAAGGAATAGTGTTGTTTTACATTATTTATTTTTTTACGAAAAAAGATAGACCTACAGGTAGTGTAAGTGGTTTATTCTTAATATCTTACGGTACTTTTAGAATTTTTATAGAGTTTTTTCGAGAACCTGATCCTCAAATAGGATTATTTAAAAACATAATAACAATGGGACAAATACTATCAATACCCATGGTTATTATCGGATGCATTATTATGTTTAAAGCTTTTTATCAAAAACGGAATGTTGAAAAAAATGAAACAATATCTTGCTTTAATAAAAAAAATAATTAA
- the thyA gene encoding thymidylate synthase → MKQYLALIKKIIKIGNPKKDRTGTGTLSIFGHHMKFNLKKGFPLVTTKKCHIPSIIHELLWFLKGDTNIKYLNQNKISIWNNWADEQGEVGPIYGKQWRNWNTSEKNKIDQIKNILIQLKKDPDSRRILVSSWNVGEINKMKLPPCHILFQFYVFNKKLSCQLYQRSCDVFLGLPFNIASYAILIHMIAQQCDLEVGEFLWTGGDVHLYNNHIELAKKQVLRSPKKLPKLVIIQKPPSLFQYSFQDFKIVGYTPDPAIKAAISI, encoded by the coding sequence ATGAAACAATATCTTGCTTTAATAAAAAAAATAATTAAAATTGGAAATCCAAAAAAAGATCGTACTGGTACAGGCACTTTGTCTATTTTTGGTCATCATATGAAATTTAATTTAAAAAAAGGATTTCCTCTTGTTACCACAAAAAAATGTCATATTCCATCTATTATACACGAACTATTATGGTTTTTAAAAGGTGATACTAACATTAAATATCTTAATCAAAATAAAATATCTATCTGGAATAATTGGGCAGATGAACAAGGAGAAGTTGGTCCAATATATGGAAAACAATGGAGAAACTGGAATACATCAGAAAAAAACAAGATTGATCAAATTAAAAATATATTAATACAATTAAAAAAAGATCCAGATTCCCGTAGAATTTTAGTATCTAGTTGGAATGTTGGAGAAATTAACAAAATGAAATTACCACCTTGTCATATATTATTTCAGTTTTATGTTTTTAACAAAAAATTAAGTTGTCAACTTTACCAACGTTCTTGTGATGTATTTCTTGGATTACCTTTTAATATAGCTAGTTATGCAATACTTATTCATATGATAGCACAACAATGTGATTTAGAAGTTGGAGAATTTTTATGGACAGGAGGTGATGTCCATCTATATAATAATCACATTGAATTAGCAAAAAAACAAGTACTAAGATCTCCTAAAAAACTACCTAAATTAGTCATTATTCAAAAACCTCCGTCATTATTTCAATATTCTTTTCAAGATTTTAAAATTGTTGGATACACTCCTGATCCTGCCATTAAAGCAGCAATATCTATATAA
- the lysS gene encoding lysine--tRNA ligase, with protein MLEKNNNNQYSDIENNEKIIRKTKLINMKKTGFSFPNNFKKKTTIEEINQKYKHKNIHELEALNITVSIAGRMTQRRIIGKASFFTLQDIEGKIQIYIKEKKISSEFYQNHFKKWDIGDILSVIGILFKTKTGELSIYCHTLEILNKSLKPLPNKFHGLSNQEIRYRQRYLDLISNKKLFSVFKNRSNIIMAIRNFMIENNFLEVETPMLQNIPGGANARPFITYHNEIKTKMYLRIAPELYLKKLIIGGFERIFELNRNFRNEGVSSRHNPEFTMMEAYIAYSNYNDMMHLIENLFKNITELLFKTNQIIYDKYHFDFSQPFHRLTMKNAILKFNPTIILSDLDDTNKIKKIAKSIGITIKEFAEDGEIITEIFEKTVEKKLIQPTFITEYPVEVSPLARRNNINKNVTDRFELFIAGYEIANGFSELNDVQDQKNRFLNQMHKSHKQEDKNIFYDEDYIEALKYGLPPTSGLGIGIDRLIMILTNQISIRDVILFPTLRPSNK; from the coding sequence ATGTTAGAAAAAAACAATAATAACCAATATAGTGATATTGAAAACAATGAAAAAATAATAAGAAAAACAAAACTAATAAATATGAAAAAAACCGGTTTTTCTTTTCCTAATAATTTTAAAAAAAAGACTACTATAGAAGAAATTAATCAAAAATATAAGCATAAAAATATTCATGAACTTGAAGCACTAAATATTACAGTCTCTATTGCTGGTCGTATGACACAAAGACGTATTATTGGTAAAGCGTCTTTTTTTACATTACAAGATATAGAAGGAAAAATACAAATTTATATAAAAGAAAAAAAAATATCATCTGAATTTTATCAAAATCATTTTAAAAAATGGGATATTGGAGACATTTTAAGTGTAATAGGTATATTATTTAAAACCAAAACAGGAGAATTATCTATTTACTGTCATACTTTAGAAATCTTGAATAAATCATTAAAACCTTTACCTAATAAATTTCATGGTTTATCTAATCAAGAAATACGCTATCGACAACGCTATTTAGATTTAATTAGTAATAAAAAATTATTTAGTGTTTTTAAAAATCGTTCTAACATTATTATGGCTATTCGAAATTTTATGATAGAAAATAATTTTTTAGAAGTCGAAACACCAATGTTACAAAATATTCCTGGTGGAGCAAATGCACGTCCTTTTATTACTTATCATAATGAAATTAAAACGAAAATGTATTTGAGAATAGCACCAGAATTATATTTAAAAAAATTAATCATTGGGGGTTTTGAGCGTATTTTTGAACTTAATAGAAATTTTCGTAACGAAGGTGTTTCTAGTCGTCATAATCCAGAGTTTACTATGATGGAAGCATATATTGCATATTCAAATTATAATGATATGATGCATTTAATAGAAAATCTTTTTAAAAATATTACAGAGTTACTTTTTAAAACGAATCAAATAATATATGACAAATATCATTTTGATTTTAGTCAACCTTTTCATAGATTAACTATGAAAAATGCTATTCTTAAATTTAATCCAACTATTATTTTATCTGACTTAGATGACACAAATAAAATAAAAAAAATTGCGAAATCTATAGGTATTACCATAAAAGAGTTTGCAGAAGATGGGGAAATAATTACTGAAATTTTTGAAAAAACAGTAGAGAAAAAATTAATCCAACCTACTTTTATTACTGAATATCCAGTAGAAGTTTCTCCATTAGCAAGACGTAATAATATTAATAAAAATGTTACTGATAGATTTGAGCTTTTTATAGCCGGATATGAAATAGCAAATGGATTTTCAGAACTTAATGATGTACAAGATCAAAAAAATAGATTTTTAAATCAAATGCATAAATCTCATAAACAAGAAGATAAAAATATATTTTATGATGAAGATTATATCGAAGCATTAAAATATGGTTTACCACCTACATCAGGCTTGGGAATTGGAATTGATCGTTTAATTATGATATTAACTAATCAAATTAGTATTCGTGATGTAATTTTATTCCCGACACTTCGTCCATCTAATAAATAA
- the lysA gene encoding diaminopimelate decarboxylase: protein MSYILTNAKKNINIKNVKSLIKKYQPPFWVYDADIIYEKIKLLKNFDVIRFAQKSCSNINILRLMKNKNLKIDAVSLGEIERALSSGFQPNTDEIIFTADILDQETLSKVINFNIPVNAGSLDMLTQLGKSSPGHHVWLRINPGFGYGHSKKTNTGGENSKHGIWEPRLAIPIIKKYKLKLIGLHMHIGSGVNYIHLKKVCKSMVQYALQLNQKISSISAGGGLPIPYQIDEKPIDIKKYFMLWNNARKEISRFLDQKIELEIEPGRFLVAESGILISKVWSVKKMGKKNFILIDVGFNDFMRPTMYGSYHHISIISGDNREINENEKIDTVVGGPLCESGDIFTQKEGGTVQTRKLPIIKVGDYLIFHDTGAYGASMSSNYNTRPLIPEILLENNNSFVIRRRQKIEEILNLEK from the coding sequence ATGTCATATATTCTGACTAATGCTAAAAAAAATATTAACATTAAAAATGTTAAATCTTTAATAAAAAAATATCAACCACCATTTTGGGTCTACGACGCTGATATTATTTATGAAAAAATAAAATTATTAAAAAATTTTGATGTAATTAGATTTGCCCAAAAATCTTGTTCAAACATTAATATATTACGTTTAATGAAAAATAAAAATTTGAAAATAGATGCTGTTTCTTTAGGAGAAATTGAACGAGCATTATCATCTGGATTTCAACCGAATACAGACGAAATAATATTTACTGCAGACATTTTAGATCAAGAAACTTTATCTAAAGTAATTAATTTTAATATACCAGTTAATGCTGGGTCTTTAGATATGTTAACACAATTAGGAAAATCTTCTCCTGGTCATCATGTATGGTTGCGCATCAATCCAGGATTTGGATATGGACATAGTAAAAAAACTAATACTGGAGGAGAAAACAGTAAACACGGAATTTGGGAGCCTAGACTAGCAATACCTATTATAAAAAAATATAAATTAAAATTAATAGGTTTACATATGCATATTGGTTCCGGAGTCAATTATATTCATTTAAAAAAAGTTTGCAAATCTATGGTTCAATATGCATTGCAACTAAATCAAAAAATATCATCGATTTCTGCTGGTGGCGGATTACCTATACCATATCAAATTGATGAAAAACCTATTGATATCAAAAAATACTTTATGTTATGGAATAATGCACGGAAAGAAATTTCTAGATTTCTAGATCAAAAAATTGAATTAGAAATTGAACCTGGAAGATTTTTAGTTGCAGAATCCGGAATTCTAATTTCAAAAGTTTGGTCTGTAAAGAAAATGGGCAAAAAAAATTTTATTTTAATTGATGTAGGATTCAATGATTTTATGAGACCTACCATGTACGGTAGTTATCATCATATATCGATTATTTCTGGAGACAATAGGGAAATCAATGAAAATGAAAAAATTGATACTGTGGTTGGAGGTCCTTTATGTGAATCAGGAGACATTTTTACACAAAAAGAAGGGGGAACTGTTCAAACTAGAAAACTACCAATTATAAAAGTAGGCGACTATTTAATTTTTCATGATACAGGTGCTTATGGTGCTTCTATGTCGTCTAATTATAACACCAGACCTCTTATTCCAGAAATACTATTAGAAAATAATAATTCTTTTGTTATCCGTAGACGTCAAAAAATAGAAGAAATATTAAATTTGGAAAAATAA
- the miaB gene encoding tRNA (N6-isopentenyl adenosine(37)-C2)-methylthiotransferase MiaB, translating into MKYIYIKTWGCQMNEYDSSLMASLLQKKNQYLITLNPEQADILILNTCSIREKAQEKVFHQLGRWRKIKNKNSEVIIAVGGCVATQEGEEIYKRANYVDIIFGTQTLHRLPEMISEVEKKRKLSIDISFPKLEKFDHSLEIKKTGYTAAISIMEGCNKYCSFCVVPYTRGNEISRPCDDILFEISVLAEKGVREINLLGQNVNAYQGPTFNGKICFFSELIRLVSEIDGIDRIRFTTSNPLEFTDDIIEVYKDTPKLVSFLHLPVQSGSNRILHLMKRSYTIEDYQSIVEKLIIARPNIQISSDFIVGFPGETETDFQQTMTFIKNINFDMSFSFIYSNRPGTPSSEMEDNLDLKEKKKRLYILQNRINLQTMLWSRKMFQSIQSILVEGVSNKNVMELYGRTENNRIVTFHGSPKIIGQFVDLRIKKVHTHTLKGELF; encoded by the coding sequence ATGAAATACATATATATAAAAACTTGGGGCTGTCAAATGAATGAATATGATTCATCTTTAATGGCTTCTCTATTGCAAAAAAAAAATCAATATTTAATAACTCTAAATCCAGAACAAGCTGATATTTTAATATTAAATACTTGTTCTATAAGAGAAAAAGCTCAAGAAAAAGTTTTTCATCAACTTGGTAGATGGAGAAAAATAAAAAATAAAAATTCTGAAGTTATTATTGCTGTAGGAGGCTGTGTAGCTACTCAAGAAGGTGAAGAAATTTATAAAAGAGCGAATTACGTAGATATAATATTTGGAACTCAAACTTTACATAGATTACCTGAAATGATTTCTGAAGTAGAAAAAAAACGGAAATTATCTATAGATATTAGTTTTCCTAAATTAGAAAAATTCGACCATTCTCTAGAAATAAAAAAAACAGGATATACAGCTGCTATTTCTATTATGGAAGGATGTAATAAATATTGCTCTTTTTGTGTAGTACCATATACAAGAGGAAATGAAATTAGTAGACCATGTGATGATATTTTATTTGAAATATCAGTATTAGCTGAAAAAGGTGTAAGAGAAATCAACTTATTAGGTCAAAATGTAAATGCATATCAAGGTCCAACTTTTAATGGAAAAATTTGCTTTTTTTCAGAATTAATTAGATTAGTATCTGAAATAGACGGTATAGATAGAATTCGTTTTACTACTAGTAATCCTTTAGAATTCACAGATGATATTATTGAAGTTTATAAAGATACCCCAAAATTAGTCAGTTTTCTTCACCTTCCTGTACAAAGTGGTTCTAATCGAATACTTCATTTAATGAAACGCTCATATACAATAGAAGATTATCAATCTATTGTTGAAAAATTAATCATTGCTAGACCTAATATTCAAATTAGTTCTGATTTTATTGTAGGTTTTCCAGGAGAAACTGAAACAGATTTTCAACAAACTATGACATTTATTAAAAATATAAATTTTGATATGAGTTTTAGTTTTATATACTCTAATCGACCAGGCACACCTTCTTCTGAAATGGAAGATAATCTTGATTTAAAAGAGAAAAAAAAACGATTATATATTTTACAAAATCGTATTAATCTTCAGACAATGTTATGGAGTAGAAAAATGTTTCAAAGTATACAATCTATTTTAGTAGAAGGTGTATCTAATAAAAACGTTATGGAATTATATGGTCGAACAGAAAACAATAGAATTGTTACTTTTCACGGTTCACCTAAAATTATTGGACAGTTTGTTGATTTAAGAATTAAAAAAGTACACACGCACACATTAAAAGGTGAATTATTTTAA